A single genomic interval of Xiphophorus couchianus chromosome 2, X_couchianus-1.0, whole genome shotgun sequence harbors:
- the LOC114149722 gene encoding cytochrome c oxidase subunit NDUFA4 codes for MSMFSVVRKQMKSHPSLIPLFIFIGGGATMSMLYLARLALKNPDVSWDRTNNPEPWNKLGPNQQYKFFSVNTDYSKLKKDRPDF; via the exons ATGTCCATGTTCTCGGTCGTCCGGAAGCAGATGAAGAGTCACCCCTCT ctgatCCCCCTCTTCATCTTCATCGGCGGTGGAGCGACGATGAGCATGTTGTACTTGGCCAGACTGGCCCTGAAGAATCCTGACGTCTC GTGGGATCGCACAAACAACCCAGAGCCCTGGAACAAGCTGGGGCCCAATCAGCAGTACAAA TTTTTCAGCGTCAACACGGATTACTCCAAACTGAAGAAGGACCGGCCAGATTTCTAG
- the cenpt gene encoding centromere protein T isoform X3: MDFTEDLTPRILLKQILITEPPRTPVGSSEPQAAGSSEPRRKSRRSTRDAEPKTPQNILRRSLRNKIQENITRKSLPLKRRTASAGLRQQAPSSSMMFDDGETPRHLLRNILQTEPVKSPVVHDKGAPAELQPPSEDNTVTRSRSSFELSGLDLPDVTMGNIASAAKGLSRKRPRQSLNVTAFEKRLKGENAAEEEPENSIGDHSSLSLSSSSSLSLKTPFIDVHTEKRGLQRRVSRRRKITEEEFCAALSKQQMGDVRHEVLQGREVGCEDTNLAGITLGLSKLSEPDVTVDIVNCQTALYDQHDALTSNFSITATQDKPAVMATQLQRDIQEEEEHRDEERQKSAEEEEEVVTNMEEDEGKENVDKTRDVSSKPEEKDDAVGFQTFDLDDGAEAAVDSQSEDVKGGSEEEEAAVGSQAEDEGVEQSPTEEEAAADSQSEEEAAVSPQAEDEGVEDSLPEDAAAASPSEEEEAAAGSQPEDEGGSVVRVNQLQRDDEEKSDGADRQTDQDYNDEERNQEEERHISRRAFRSEGGLILPVVKATEGLSLIKSKSYSALGLNTSLERIQNQTEKPDWAKPSLQHLDEDSWDVNDPADRKNASFHLLRVSHDAEVSRQQEDVEAAAEEAGEQEEESDEEEDDNEDFPGKTPAFVREKIKFFTSSPPASPSVFKNLPASSASEALPAVKPKQARRRRTGLSRRETVLPKTYLMSVFKHFAKTKVSADVFPVLNEIVDEFFDRVAEDLETYAAHAKRKTIEVEDVELLLRRQGFVNDKVPVEVLIEKYLRLDQRKILIPIATSGNVVIPKIRK, translated from the exons ATGGATTTTACCGAAGATTTAACCCCTCGAATTCTCCTCAAGCAAATTCTGATCACCGAGCCGCCGAGGACTCCTGTCGGCAGCAG TGAGCCCCAGGCAGCAGGTAGCAGCGAGCCGCGGCGCAAGAGCAGGCGCAGCACGAGAGATGCTGAGCCCAAAACTCCACAGAACATCCTGCGACGCAGCCTGAGGAACAAAATCCAGGAG aatatAACCAGGAAATCCCTGCCTCTCAAGCGAAGAACCGCCTCCGCTGGGCTCAGACAGCAAGCTCCCTCCTCCTCCATGATGTTTGATGATGGAGAAACTCCCAGGCATTTACTCAGGAACATCCTGCAGACAG AGCCTGTGAAGTCCCCAGTGGTTCATGACAAAGGCGCccctgcagagctgcagcctcCTTCAGAAGACAATACAGTTACTAGAAGTCGGTCTAG TTTTGAGCTGTCGGGTCTGGATCTGCCGGATGTGACGATGGGGAACATTGCGAGCGCCGCTAAGGGCCTGAGCAGAAAGAGACCGCGTCAGAGCCTCAACGTCACCGCTTTTGAAAAACGACTTAAAGGTGAAAACG CTGCTGAAGAAGAACCAGAAAATTCAATCGGTGATCATTCATCTCTTTCCCTGTCAag CTCCTCCTCCCTGAGTCTGAAAACCCCGTTTATTGACGTTCACACTGAGAAGAGAGGCCTTCAGAGACGAGTTTCGCGCCGCAGAAAGATCACAGAGGAAGAGTTTTGTGCTGCCCTCAGCAAGCAGCAGATGGGAG ACGTGAGACATGAAGTACTTCAGGGGCGAGAGGTCGGCTGCGAAGACACAAACTTGGCGGGAATTACGTTGGGTCTGAGCAAACTGAGCGAGCCCGACGTCACGGTCGACATCGTGAACTGCCAGACGGCTCTGTACGACCAGCATGACGCCCTGACCTCCAACTTCTCCATCACTGCCACTCAGGATAAACCCGCCGTCATGGCGACTCAGCTCCAGAGAGACAtacaagaggaggaggagcacaGGGATGAGGAGAGACAGAAAtcagctgaagaagaagaagaagttgtgaCCAACATGGAGGAAGATGAAGGCAAggaaaatgttgataaaacacGAGATGTTTCATCGAAACCTGAGGAAAAGGACGATGCAGTTGGATTCCAGACTTTTGATCTGGATGATGGAGCTGAGGCTGCAGTCGATTCTCAGTCTGAAGACGTCAAAGGAG gctctgaggaagaggaggctgcAGTGGGTTCTCAAGCTGAGGATGAAGGTGTGGAGCAATCCCCAACTGAGGAAGAAGCTGCGGCTGATTCTCAGTCTGAGGAAGAGGCTGCAGTGAGCCCTCAGGCTGAGGATGAAGGTGTGGAGGACAGTCTTCCTGAAGACGCCGCAGCAGCTTCTCcgtctgaggaagaggaggctgcGGCTGGCTCTCAACCCGAGGATGAAGGTGGATCAGTAGTAAGAGTTAATCAACTCCAACGTGACGACGAGGAAAAGTCGGACGGAGCCGATCGTCAGACTGACCAAGACTATAACGATGAAGAGAGGAATCAGGAGGAAGAGCGACACATCAGTCGCAGGGCTTTTCGCTCAGAGGGCGGGCTCATTCTGCCGGTCGTCAAGGCGACAGAAG gtCTGTCATTAATAAAGTCCAAAAGCTACAGCGCTCTGGGTTTGAACACCAGTTTGGAAAGAATCCagaatcaaactgaaaaacCAGACTGGGCTAAACCTTCGCTCCAACATCTGGACGAAGATTCCTGGGATGTAAACGATCCGGCGGACAGAAAAAACGCCTCGTTCCACCTCCTCCGTGTCAGCCATGATGCAGAGGTCAGCAGGCAGCAGGAGGATGTtgaagctgctgcagaggaAGCCGGGGAACAGGAGGAAGAGTcggatgaggaggaggatgataATGAAG ATTTCCCAGGCAAGACGCCAGCTTTTgtcagagagaaaataaagttttttaccTCCAGTCCTCCAGCGTCgccttcagtttttaaaaatctcccaGCAAG TAGTGCAAGCGAAGCTTTACCTGCAGTTAAACCAAAGCAGGCAAGACGGCGGCGAACTGGGCTGTCCAGGAGGGAAACCGTCCTACCAAAGACTTACCTGATGAGTGTCTTCAAGCACTTCGCCAAAACAAAAGTCTCTGCAGATGTCTTCCCCGTCCTAAATGagat AGTGGATGAGTTCTTCGACCGTGTTGCTGAGGACCTGGAGACGTACGCGGCCCACGCAAAGAGAAAAACTATCGAAGTTGAAGATGTTGAGCTTCTGTTGAGACG GCAGGGATTCGTAAACGACAAGGTGCCAGTGGAGGTTCTCATTGAAAAGTATCTGCGCTTGGACCAGCGGAAGATCCTCATCCCCATCGCAACCAGTGGAAATGTTGTGATCCCTAAAATACGGAAGTGA
- the cenpt gene encoding centromere protein T isoform X1: MDFTEDLTPRILLKQILITEPPRTPVGSSEPQAAGSSEPRRKSRRSTRDAEPKTPQNILRRSLRNKIQENITRKSLPLKRRTASAGLRQQAPSSSMMFDDGETPRHLLRNILQTEPVKSPVVHDKGAPAELQPPSEDNTVTRSRSSFELSGLDLPDVTMGNIASAAKGLSRKRPRQSLNVTAFEKRLKGENAAEEEPENSIGDHSSLSLSSSSSLSLKTPFIDVHTEKRGLQRRVSRRRKITEEEFCAALSKQQMGDVRHEVLQGREVGCEDTNLAGITLGLSKLSEPDVTVDIVNCQTALYDQHDALTSNFSITATQDKPAVMATQLQRDIQEEEEHRDEERQKSAEEEEEVVTNMEEDEGKENVDKTRDVSSKPEEKDDAVGFQTFDLDDGAEAAVDSQSEDVKGGSEEEEAAVGSQAEDEGVEQSPTEEETAADSQSEDVEGGSEEEEAAVGSQAEDEGVEQSPTEEEAAADSQSEEEAAVSPQAEDEGVEDSLPEDAAAASPSEEEEAAAGSQPEDEGGSVVRVNQLQRDDEEKSDGADRQTDQDYNDEERNQEEERHISRRAFRSEGGLILPVVKATEGLSLIKSKSYSALGLNTSLERIQNQTEKPDWAKPSLQHLDEDSWDVNDPADRKNASFHLLRVSHDAEVSRQQEDVEAAAEEAGEQEEESDEEEDDNEDFPGKTPAFVREKIKFFTSSPPASPSVFKNLPASSASEALPAVKPKQARRRRTGLSRRETVLPKTYLMSVFKHFAKTKVSADVFPVLNEIVDEFFDRVAEDLETYAAHAKRKTIEVEDVELLLRRQGFVNDKVPVEVLIEKYLRLDQRKILIPIATSGNVVIPKIRK, encoded by the exons ATGGATTTTACCGAAGATTTAACCCCTCGAATTCTCCTCAAGCAAATTCTGATCACCGAGCCGCCGAGGACTCCTGTCGGCAGCAG TGAGCCCCAGGCAGCAGGTAGCAGCGAGCCGCGGCGCAAGAGCAGGCGCAGCACGAGAGATGCTGAGCCCAAAACTCCACAGAACATCCTGCGACGCAGCCTGAGGAACAAAATCCAGGAG aatatAACCAGGAAATCCCTGCCTCTCAAGCGAAGAACCGCCTCCGCTGGGCTCAGACAGCAAGCTCCCTCCTCCTCCATGATGTTTGATGATGGAGAAACTCCCAGGCATTTACTCAGGAACATCCTGCAGACAG AGCCTGTGAAGTCCCCAGTGGTTCATGACAAAGGCGCccctgcagagctgcagcctcCTTCAGAAGACAATACAGTTACTAGAAGTCGGTCTAG TTTTGAGCTGTCGGGTCTGGATCTGCCGGATGTGACGATGGGGAACATTGCGAGCGCCGCTAAGGGCCTGAGCAGAAAGAGACCGCGTCAGAGCCTCAACGTCACCGCTTTTGAAAAACGACTTAAAGGTGAAAACG CTGCTGAAGAAGAACCAGAAAATTCAATCGGTGATCATTCATCTCTTTCCCTGTCAag CTCCTCCTCCCTGAGTCTGAAAACCCCGTTTATTGACGTTCACACTGAGAAGAGAGGCCTTCAGAGACGAGTTTCGCGCCGCAGAAAGATCACAGAGGAAGAGTTTTGTGCTGCCCTCAGCAAGCAGCAGATGGGAG ACGTGAGACATGAAGTACTTCAGGGGCGAGAGGTCGGCTGCGAAGACACAAACTTGGCGGGAATTACGTTGGGTCTGAGCAAACTGAGCGAGCCCGACGTCACGGTCGACATCGTGAACTGCCAGACGGCTCTGTACGACCAGCATGACGCCCTGACCTCCAACTTCTCCATCACTGCCACTCAGGATAAACCCGCCGTCATGGCGACTCAGCTCCAGAGAGACAtacaagaggaggaggagcacaGGGATGAGGAGAGACAGAAAtcagctgaagaagaagaagaagttgtgaCCAACATGGAGGAAGATGAAGGCAAggaaaatgttgataaaacacGAGATGTTTCATCGAAACCTGAGGAAAAGGACGATGCAGTTGGATTCCAGACTTTTGATCTGGATGATGGAGCTGAGGCTGCAGTCGATTCTCAGTCTGAAGACGTCAAAGGAG gctctgaggaagaggaggctgcAGTGGGTTCTCAAGCTGAGGATGAAGGTGTGGAGCAATCCCCaactgaggaagaaactgcagCCGATTCTCAGTCTGAAGACGTCGAAGGAGgctctgaggaagaggaggctgcAGTGGGTTCTCAAGCTGAGGATGAAGGTGTGGAGCAATCCCCAACTGAGGAAGAAGCTGCGGCTGATTCTCAGTCTGAGGAAGAGGCTGCAGTGAGCCCTCAGGCTGAGGATGAAGGTGTGGAGGACAGTCTTCCTGAAGACGCCGCAGCAGCTTCTCcgtctgaggaagaggaggctgcGGCTGGCTCTCAACCCGAGGATGAAGGTGGATCAGTAGTAAGAGTTAATCAACTCCAACGTGACGACGAGGAAAAGTCGGACGGAGCCGATCGTCAGACTGACCAAGACTATAACGATGAAGAGAGGAATCAGGAGGAAGAGCGACACATCAGTCGCAGGGCTTTTCGCTCAGAGGGCGGGCTCATTCTGCCGGTCGTCAAGGCGACAGAAG gtCTGTCATTAATAAAGTCCAAAAGCTACAGCGCTCTGGGTTTGAACACCAGTTTGGAAAGAATCCagaatcaaactgaaaaacCAGACTGGGCTAAACCTTCGCTCCAACATCTGGACGAAGATTCCTGGGATGTAAACGATCCGGCGGACAGAAAAAACGCCTCGTTCCACCTCCTCCGTGTCAGCCATGATGCAGAGGTCAGCAGGCAGCAGGAGGATGTtgaagctgctgcagaggaAGCCGGGGAACAGGAGGAAGAGTcggatgaggaggaggatgataATGAAG ATTTCCCAGGCAAGACGCCAGCTTTTgtcagagagaaaataaagttttttaccTCCAGTCCTCCAGCGTCgccttcagtttttaaaaatctcccaGCAAG TAGTGCAAGCGAAGCTTTACCTGCAGTTAAACCAAAGCAGGCAAGACGGCGGCGAACTGGGCTGTCCAGGAGGGAAACCGTCCTACCAAAGACTTACCTGATGAGTGTCTTCAAGCACTTCGCCAAAACAAAAGTCTCTGCAGATGTCTTCCCCGTCCTAAATGagat AGTGGATGAGTTCTTCGACCGTGTTGCTGAGGACCTGGAGACGTACGCGGCCCACGCAAAGAGAAAAACTATCGAAGTTGAAGATGTTGAGCTTCTGTTGAGACG GCAGGGATTCGTAAACGACAAGGTGCCAGTGGAGGTTCTCATTGAAAAGTATCTGCGCTTGGACCAGCGGAAGATCCTCATCCCCATCGCAACCAGTGGAAATGTTGTGATCCCTAAAATACGGAAGTGA
- the LOC114134880 gene encoding glucocorticoid-induced transcript 1 protein-like — MSGRSGPGHPRPGSLGPQPLKATVPFRLASKPRPNRRDGKSAGKPRLHQLSSGMRRTMSLDAIIGPYLQGHWPKEPEVHCGPSCKDKSTQTPESWVEKSRSRRASNSGSHRRSASWGSAEHLREIAKLKQQLQQGSKPAASGVHDKDRQCCYPHGSCSLGATQTQPVPIPLSPLSTLVPRLRCSVEGLNQELEGMFISQSPPPQHRLLEVPDGHRAPVPLHSCSSGSQSDRATTPLSSSSNCSSPCASPPSNALDAPLDPHQGSVEKCPLSPVSSQSEAELSQPPQISSSPGLNKSFCFQREPPEGCEKVRVWEEFSISHHHKEAPVSSCPDPNKVNFTPHGGSAFCPVSLLKPLFPSMDLLIRSLTVSPVGNCSGQGTPSAGNRGASPDPAAASAVLGDASGEALAF, encoded by the exons ATGTCCGGCCGAAGTGGACCTGGACATCCCCGGCCCGGCTCTCTGGGTCCGCAGCCCCTCAAGGCGACTGTTCCCTTCAGGCTGGCCAGCAAACCGCGACCGAACCGGAGGGATGGGAAGTCAG CAGGAAAGCCCAGGCTGCACCAGCTGAGCTCGGGGATGAGACGGACGATGTCGCTGGACGCCATCATCGGGCCGTACCTGCAGGGACACTGGCCGAAAGAACCAGAAGTCCACTGCGGTCCGTCCTGCAAGGACAAATCAACCCAG aCTCCGGAGTCATGGGTGGAGAAGTCCAGGAGCAGGCGAGCTAGCAACAGCGGCAGCCACAGACGCTCGGCATCGTGGGGCAGCGCTGAGCATCTTCGAGAG ATTGCCAAACTGAAACAACAACTGCAGCAGGGCAGCAAGCCTGCAGCCTCTGGGGTGCATGACAAAGATCGTCAGTGTTGTTATCCTCATGGGAGCTGTAGCCTAGGAGCAACTCAG ACCCAGCCGGTTCCCATCCCCCTCTCGCCTCTGTCTACTCTGGTTCCCCGCCTGCGCTGCAGCGTGGAGGGCCTCAACCAGGAGCTGGAGGGCATGTTCATCAGCCAGTCTCCTCCCCCACAGCACAGG CTGCTCGAAGTTCCAGACGGTCACCGCGCTCCGGTGCCTCtgcacagctgcagcagcggtTCGCAGAGCGACCGCGCCACCAcacccctctcctcctcctccaactGCTCCTCCCCCTGCGCCTCACCTCCATCTAACGCTCTAGATGCTCCTCTGGACCCTCACCAAG GCTCAGTAGAGAAATGTCCGCTGTCTCCAGTGTCCTCCCAAAGCGAGGCCGAGCTCAGCCAGCCACCACAAAtctcctcctctccaggacTCAACAAAAGCTTCTGCTTCCAGCGAGAACCTCCAGAGGGCTGCGAGAAGGTCCGAGTCTGGGAGGAGTTCAG TATCTCACACCACCACAAGGAGGCCCCGGTCTCCTCCTGCCCCGACCCCAACAAGGTGAACTTCACCCCCCACGGCGGCTCGGCCTTCTGCCCCGTCAGCCTGCTGAAGCCCCTGTTCCCCTCCATGGACCTGCTGATCCGCAGCCTCACAGTCTCTCCCGTCGGGAACTGCTCCGGCCAGGGAACGCCGTCCGCCGGGAACCGCGGCGCCTCCCCGGATCCGGCCGCCGCCTCCGCCGTGCTGGGAGACGCATCGGGAGAGGCGCTCGCCTTCTGA
- the cenpt gene encoding centromere protein T isoform X2: MDFTEDLTPRILLKQILITEPPRTPVGSSEPQAAGSSEPRRKSRRSTRDAEPKTPQNILRRSLRNKIQENITRKSLPLKRRTASAGLRQQAPSSSMMFDDGETPRHLLRNILQTEPVKSPVVHDKGAPAELQPPSEDNTVTRSRSSFELSGLDLPDVTMGNIASAAKGLSRKRPRQSLNVTAFEKRLKAAEEEPENSIGDHSSLSLSSSSSLSLKTPFIDVHTEKRGLQRRVSRRRKITEEEFCAALSKQQMGDVRHEVLQGREVGCEDTNLAGITLGLSKLSEPDVTVDIVNCQTALYDQHDALTSNFSITATQDKPAVMATQLQRDIQEEEEHRDEERQKSAEEEEEVVTNMEEDEGKENVDKTRDVSSKPEEKDDAVGFQTFDLDDGAEAAVDSQSEDVKGGSEEEEAAVGSQAEDEGVEQSPTEEETAADSQSEDVEGGSEEEEAAVGSQAEDEGVEQSPTEEEAAADSQSEEEAAVSPQAEDEGVEDSLPEDAAAASPSEEEEAAAGSQPEDEGGSVVRVNQLQRDDEEKSDGADRQTDQDYNDEERNQEEERHISRRAFRSEGGLILPVVKATEGLSLIKSKSYSALGLNTSLERIQNQTEKPDWAKPSLQHLDEDSWDVNDPADRKNASFHLLRVSHDAEVSRQQEDVEAAAEEAGEQEEESDEEEDDNEDFPGKTPAFVREKIKFFTSSPPASPSVFKNLPASSASEALPAVKPKQARRRRTGLSRRETVLPKTYLMSVFKHFAKTKVSADVFPVLNEIVDEFFDRVAEDLETYAAHAKRKTIEVEDVELLLRRQGFVNDKVPVEVLIEKYLRLDQRKILIPIATSGNVVIPKIRK, translated from the exons ATGGATTTTACCGAAGATTTAACCCCTCGAATTCTCCTCAAGCAAATTCTGATCACCGAGCCGCCGAGGACTCCTGTCGGCAGCAG TGAGCCCCAGGCAGCAGGTAGCAGCGAGCCGCGGCGCAAGAGCAGGCGCAGCACGAGAGATGCTGAGCCCAAAACTCCACAGAACATCCTGCGACGCAGCCTGAGGAACAAAATCCAGGAG aatatAACCAGGAAATCCCTGCCTCTCAAGCGAAGAACCGCCTCCGCTGGGCTCAGACAGCAAGCTCCCTCCTCCTCCATGATGTTTGATGATGGAGAAACTCCCAGGCATTTACTCAGGAACATCCTGCAGACAG AGCCTGTGAAGTCCCCAGTGGTTCATGACAAAGGCGCccctgcagagctgcagcctcCTTCAGAAGACAATACAGTTACTAGAAGTCGGTCTAG TTTTGAGCTGTCGGGTCTGGATCTGCCGGATGTGACGATGGGGAACATTGCGAGCGCCGCTAAGGGCCTGAGCAGAAAGAGACCGCGTCAGAGCCTCAACGTCACCGCTTTTGAAAAACGACTTAAAG CTGCTGAAGAAGAACCAGAAAATTCAATCGGTGATCATTCATCTCTTTCCCTGTCAag CTCCTCCTCCCTGAGTCTGAAAACCCCGTTTATTGACGTTCACACTGAGAAGAGAGGCCTTCAGAGACGAGTTTCGCGCCGCAGAAAGATCACAGAGGAAGAGTTTTGTGCTGCCCTCAGCAAGCAGCAGATGGGAG ACGTGAGACATGAAGTACTTCAGGGGCGAGAGGTCGGCTGCGAAGACACAAACTTGGCGGGAATTACGTTGGGTCTGAGCAAACTGAGCGAGCCCGACGTCACGGTCGACATCGTGAACTGCCAGACGGCTCTGTACGACCAGCATGACGCCCTGACCTCCAACTTCTCCATCACTGCCACTCAGGATAAACCCGCCGTCATGGCGACTCAGCTCCAGAGAGACAtacaagaggaggaggagcacaGGGATGAGGAGAGACAGAAAtcagctgaagaagaagaagaagttgtgaCCAACATGGAGGAAGATGAAGGCAAggaaaatgttgataaaacacGAGATGTTTCATCGAAACCTGAGGAAAAGGACGATGCAGTTGGATTCCAGACTTTTGATCTGGATGATGGAGCTGAGGCTGCAGTCGATTCTCAGTCTGAAGACGTCAAAGGAG gctctgaggaagaggaggctgcAGTGGGTTCTCAAGCTGAGGATGAAGGTGTGGAGCAATCCCCaactgaggaagaaactgcagCCGATTCTCAGTCTGAAGACGTCGAAGGAGgctctgaggaagaggaggctgcAGTGGGTTCTCAAGCTGAGGATGAAGGTGTGGAGCAATCCCCAACTGAGGAAGAAGCTGCGGCTGATTCTCAGTCTGAGGAAGAGGCTGCAGTGAGCCCTCAGGCTGAGGATGAAGGTGTGGAGGACAGTCTTCCTGAAGACGCCGCAGCAGCTTCTCcgtctgaggaagaggaggctgcGGCTGGCTCTCAACCCGAGGATGAAGGTGGATCAGTAGTAAGAGTTAATCAACTCCAACGTGACGACGAGGAAAAGTCGGACGGAGCCGATCGTCAGACTGACCAAGACTATAACGATGAAGAGAGGAATCAGGAGGAAGAGCGACACATCAGTCGCAGGGCTTTTCGCTCAGAGGGCGGGCTCATTCTGCCGGTCGTCAAGGCGACAGAAG gtCTGTCATTAATAAAGTCCAAAAGCTACAGCGCTCTGGGTTTGAACACCAGTTTGGAAAGAATCCagaatcaaactgaaaaacCAGACTGGGCTAAACCTTCGCTCCAACATCTGGACGAAGATTCCTGGGATGTAAACGATCCGGCGGACAGAAAAAACGCCTCGTTCCACCTCCTCCGTGTCAGCCATGATGCAGAGGTCAGCAGGCAGCAGGAGGATGTtgaagctgctgcagaggaAGCCGGGGAACAGGAGGAAGAGTcggatgaggaggaggatgataATGAAG ATTTCCCAGGCAAGACGCCAGCTTTTgtcagagagaaaataaagttttttaccTCCAGTCCTCCAGCGTCgccttcagtttttaaaaatctcccaGCAAG TAGTGCAAGCGAAGCTTTACCTGCAGTTAAACCAAAGCAGGCAAGACGGCGGCGAACTGGGCTGTCCAGGAGGGAAACCGTCCTACCAAAGACTTACCTGATGAGTGTCTTCAAGCACTTCGCCAAAACAAAAGTCTCTGCAGATGTCTTCCCCGTCCTAAATGagat AGTGGATGAGTTCTTCGACCGTGTTGCTGAGGACCTGGAGACGTACGCGGCCCACGCAAAGAGAAAAACTATCGAAGTTGAAGATGTTGAGCTTCTGTTGAGACG GCAGGGATTCGTAAACGACAAGGTGCCAGTGGAGGTTCTCATTGAAAAGTATCTGCGCTTGGACCAGCGGAAGATCCTCATCCCCATCGCAACCAGTGGAAATGTTGTGATCCCTAAAATACGGAAGTGA